The sequence GTGACGACCGTCTCCTGACGGTCGGCGCCGCGACCAGGGACGACTCCCACGCGACCAGTCATATCAGCGAACGAATGTTTATGGGGACACGGGGACTATCTCGAACCACCTCGGGCTCGGACAACTCGTTCCATGAACGACGCCCTGAAACAGTCTATATCGAGGGTATCGGCAGTTCGTAAGAGATTTGGGTGGCTTCCCCCTCAACCGTGCCATGAACGGCCACCTCTCCTCGCACCTCCTCGCCATCTTCGATGCGTTCGTCTCGCTCCTCGCGTCGGGTGCACTCACGGTCGCGGGCCTGCTCGCCGAGTGGGCAGGCGTCCAGAACCTGGTCGCCGGACAGGCGGCTATCGGTCTGTGGGAGGTCTGGATGGGCGGCGTGGCGTTGTTCGTCGGCCTGTATCTGGTCGGCTATGGCCGAGTGGTGCCGCGGATTCGTGCCGTCGGGAACGGTTCGGCGTAATCGCGAAACGTGGGGTGACGTAAACGTGATACGGTCCTATCTCCGCAATCTGGTCGAGGGCCCCATCGCCCCGCAACTCAGGAAGTTCGTCGTCGTCGGGACGGTCGCGTCCGGCGTCCAGCTGGTGTTCCTGTGGTTGTTCGTCGAGTACGGGGGCCTGAACTACCTCCTCGCGGCGGCCATCTCCATCGAGATCACCATCCTCCTTCAGTACGTCCTCAACAACCGCTGGACCTTCGCCGCGATGAAGAACGTCGGCCGCACCGACTTCCTCTCGGGGCTCGTCAAGACGAACGTCGTCCGGGGCAGCGCCATCCCCATCCAGCTCGCCATCCTCTTCGCGCTGGTCTCCTGGGGGTCAGTCCCGTATCTGTACGCGAACGCCATCGCTATCATCCTCACCGGCATCTATCGGTTCGTCTTCGATGCACGGTGGACGTGGGGCGGGACTTGACCGGTCCTCGGGCCGATCGTCGCCGACCCACCGGCTCGTCACGTGCTACCAGTGTACAGGAGTACCGGCGAATAGTTCCCCTTATGTGTGATCGTTCGAAAACGACGAACTGCAATGGCTCACGTCGAAGTCGACCAGGATACGTGTATCTCCGATCAAGTGTGTGCGGCCACGGCCCCGGACGTCTTCGAGATGGGTGCCGACGGCAAGGCATACGTCGTCGACGGCATGGAAGAGGTCGAGGGCGCGGACCTCGAGATGGCCCGCGAAGCCGCGGCCGCGTGCCCCGTCGACGCCATCTCCATCGACGAATAATCGTCAGTTCGTCTCGAGCGGGCAGCCTGTCGGCATCTGCTGTCCGCGTTCTTCACCTCCAGCAGTCCTGGGGCTCCCTGGAGGCAAACCTTCACATCGGATGACAGCGTATCGACAATAACGGTATGAACACGCTGGCCTGGATTCTCCTCACCACGATCGGTATCAGTCTCACGGCCTGGGTCGGCGTCCTCGTGCTGTTCGTTCGCGAGTCACTGCTCGACCGCCTCCTTCTCGTTCTGGTCGCGCTCGCGGCGGGGAGTCTCATCGGCGGCGCCTTCTTGCACCTCCTGCCCCGAGCCATCGAGGAGGTCGGGCCGGAGGCGTCGCTGCTCCCGCTGTTTCTCTGGGTCATCGGCGGCTTCTGTCTGTTCTACGTCCTCGAGCAGTTCATCCACTGGCACCACCACCACGGGACGACTCACGACCACGAACCGTTCTCCTACCTGGTCCTGGTCTCGGATACCCTGCACAACTTCATCGACGGTCTCGTCATCGCCGGTGCGTTCCTCGTGGACGTCCCTCTCGGGCTCGTGACGACCGCGGCCATCGCGCTCCACGAGATTCCCCAGGAGATCGGCGACTTCGGCGTGCTCGTCTACGGTGGATTCGGACGCGTTCGGGCGCTCGTGTTGAACTACCTCTCTCAGGTCAGTGTCGTCGTCGGTGGCGTCGTGGGATTCGTCCTCGGTGGCATCGTCACCGACGTGGCCCCCATCCTGCTGGCGTTCGCCTCGGGGAACTTCATTTACATCGCGAGTTCGGACCTGATCCCGGAGATCAAACACGAGGAGGACACTGGCAAGGCCGCCCTGTACTTCGCCGTCTTCGTCCTCGGTATCGCGCTCATGCTCGGGATCAAACTTCTCCGCCACTCGGTCGGATGACCGACACCACCCGACCAGGTGACATCCCGCCGTTGACATTTAAGCGGCTCCGGGCCGAAGGTTCTCGTATGCAGTACCTTGTTGCCGTCGACGGGTCAGAGGAGTCGGTGGAGGCGCTCGAACGGGCCATCGAGGTGGCCGAACCGGTCGGTGCGTCCATCACCCTCGTCCACGCGGTCAACCCCGACGTCTACGAGATCGGGGGCATGGAGCCCCTCGCGGGCCCCGGCGACGCCGACGATCGATTGCTCGTCGAGAGCGTCGAGTCCGCCGAGGATCGTGGCGCGGAGATCCTGGAGGAGGCCATGGACGTGGCAACCGATCACGGCGTCGACGTGGACGCCGACCTCCTCTACGGTCCCCCCGCAGAACAGATCGTGACGTATGCCGAGGACCACGACGTGGACGGTATCTACATCGGCCATCGGGGGATGTCGGACCGGCTGGAGGGGCTGCTCGGGAGCGTCGCCAAGACCGTCGTCGAGCGGGCGACGGTGCCGGTCACGGTCGTGCACTGAGCGTCCAGTGGCGCCGATGCGGCGGGCTTTTCGGCCGTGAGCGCGAATTCCGTCGTATGACAAACTGGCGTGCAGTCCTCATCGGCTTCGGCGTCGAGGTCCTCCTCGGCCTCCTCGCCACGGTCGCCCCCGGTATCGGCCACGCGGCCGCGGGTCTCATCGGCGGGTTCGTCGCTGGATACATCGCCGGCGGGTCGCTCGGGACGGGGGCCTGGCACGGGCTCCTGGCAGGGGCCCTGGGCGGCATCGTGATCTCGGTGTTCCTGGCAATCGCGGTCACGCTCGTGGGCAGCATCGGCGCCGGTCCACTCGGCCCGCTCCTGGGCGGTGCGACGTTCCTCGTCGCGCTCGCGGTCGCGGTCCTGTTCGCCCTGGACAGCGCCATCGGCGGCCTCGTGGGCGCGGCAATCAAATCGGCCTGAGAATCAGTCGTCTCGGACGACGCCCGGACTACTCTCTCACGTAGACGTTCCCCGCCATCCCGGCCGGTTCGTGCGGGATGCAGTAGTAGTGGTACCAGCCAGGCGTGTGAAAAGAGTGCGCGTATCGCTCGCCGGGGGCGATGGCGCCACCCCCGTTGAGTTCGTCGATGAACGACTGCACGGCGGTGAGTTCGTCGTCGAACTGGCCGGAGGCGAAGAAGGTCGCGCCGTCGGGGAGTCGTGGCACCCCACCGGCGTGGCTGGCGGCATCGCCGCCGTCGTGGCCGCCCGCTCCGAGCATGTCCTGGGCGTGGGGGTGGGCCCGCGTCGCGGCCGTCACCGTGTGGATGCGAGACCCCGTGTTCTCCCAGACGAGTGGTTCGCCAACGCGGACTTCGACGGTCGGCACGTCCGGGGGGACCCAATCCGGTGCGTCGTCGGGTACCTCGATGGCCGACGCCGGGACGAAGCCGTTCGAGACCATCGCGACGTCGTAGCCGACGTCCGCCCGGCCCAGGCACCCGGCGAGAGCCGTCCCCATCGTGGCGGCACCCGTCGCCAGGAACGTACGGCGATCCATACCAGTGGCAGGTTCCACCGTGACAAAGCCCTTCGGTTCGGCGTGACGGGTGCCCCTTTCACGTGAGCCTAAGTAGGGTGGGTTGCTATCGAGTCACGATGGTCTCGTTTGCGAACCGCCTGCCGCGCTGGACGCTCCTCGACCGGGTGGGTGGCTACCTGATCGACCACGCCAGGGGCGTCGCCCTCTTCACGGCCGGGCTCACCTTCTTCCTCGTCCTGCTGGGCGAGTTCACGGCCGCGACCGGGTCAGGCGCTACCTGTAACTACACCTATCCCGGGTGTGCCGGACAGCTCTCGCCCATCGGCTTGTCCATCCCGCAGTTCATCGAGTGGTTCCACCGGTTCGTGGCGATGTTCACCGGGTACGTCATCCTGGGGAACGCTCTCGTCCTCTGGCGGGCGTACCCCGGGACGCGTATCTCCCGTGCCGCCTGGCTCGCCGCCCTGTTGCTCCCGTTCCAGGTCGTCGTCGGCGGCGTGACGGTCACCTTCGCGACGCTGTTTCCGGGCGGATACTCGCCGCCGGTCCAGTTGCTCCACTTCGTCGTGGCCTTCGCCATCTTCCTCTCGCTCGTGGCGGCACTCGTCTGGGTGGACCAGCGCACAGGACGCGGCGCGAGCACCGAACGGCTGTATCTCCTCGCCGTCGCGGGGGTGGGGATCACCGGTATCCAGGCGGTGTTCGCCCGCGACCTGGTGTTCACGTTCTGGCCCTCGGTCCAGGCAGTCTATCACTTCCTGGGTCACCTCGCCGTCGCCGGATTCCTCGCCGCGGCGCTCTGGGCCCGCGAACTCGATACTATCGATGCCGCCATCGTCGGGACCCTCGGCGCGACCATCGGGACGGGCAACGCGCTCTTCGTCATCGGCATCTTCATCATCACCCCCTCTATCGAGGTCGTGACCTACGTCCTGTTGTTCGTCCAGCTCGTCGCGTTCGGGTGGCTCGTGTGGGTCGCCTCCCGCGCATCTCGCCGGCAGCCAGCAGCCCGACTGTAACCGTCGATACCAGCGACGGCGGTCGCTTTCTCGGCGTTTATGATTCCGGCCCGATCAGTTCCCACCGTCATGACCGAACCACAGTACGACGTCGCTATCGTCGGCGGCGGCGTCGCCGGCCGATCGGCCAGCATCTTCACCGCTCGTCACGACCTCGAGACCATCGTTCTCGACGCGGGTGCCCCGCTGCTCCGGCGCAACGCCCACCTCGAGAACTATCCCGGCTTCCCGGCCGGCGTCAACGCCCGACTCCTGCTCGATTCGATGGCCGACCAGGCCGAACGGGCCGGTGCGACGCTTCGCGAGGCGACCGTGACCGATCTTCGAGAGACCGAGGACGGGTTCGCCATCGAGACCGCGGCGGGCGAGGAGTTCCGCGCGCGGCGGGCCATCGCGGCGACGAAGACCGAGACCGGCTACCTGTCGGGGATCGAGGGCGTCGAGATCGTCGAGCGGGGGAAGTCTTTCGTCGCTGTCGACGAACGGGGACGGACCGGTGTCGAGGGCCTCTACGCCGCCGGTCGGCTCGCTGGAAAACC is a genomic window of Halanaeroarchaeum sp. HSR-CO containing:
- a CDS encoding COX15/CtaA family protein, which translates into the protein MVSFANRLPRWTLLDRVGGYLIDHARGVALFTAGLTFFLVLLGEFTAATGSGATCNYTYPGCAGQLSPIGLSIPQFIEWFHRFVAMFTGYVILGNALVLWRAYPGTRISRAAWLAALLLPFQVVVGGVTVTFATLFPGGYSPPVQLLHFVVAFAIFLSLVAALVWVDQRTGRGASTERLYLLAVAGVGITGIQAVFARDLVFTFWPSVQAVYHFLGHLAVAGFLAAALWARELDTIDAAIVGTLGATIGTGNALFVIGIFIITPSIEVVTYVLLFVQLVAFGWLVWVASRASRRQPAARL
- a CDS encoding plastocyanin/azurin family copper-binding protein — translated: MDRRTFLATGAATMGTALAGCLGRADVGYDVAMVSNGFVPASAIEVPDDAPDWVPPDVPTVEVRVGEPLVWENTGSRIHTVTAATRAHPHAQDMLGAGGHDGGDAASHAGGVPRLPDGATFFASGQFDDELTAVQSFIDELNGGGAIAPGERYAHSFHTPGWYHYYCIPHEPAGMAGNVYVRE
- a CDS encoding universal stress protein — its product is MQYLVAVDGSEESVEALERAIEVAEPVGASITLVHAVNPDVYEIGGMEPLAGPGDADDRLLVESVESAEDRGAEILEEAMDVATDHGVDVDADLLYGPPAEQIVTYAEDHDVDGIYIGHRGMSDRLEGLLGSVAKTVVERATVPVTVVH
- a CDS encoding NAD(P)/FAD-dependent oxidoreductase, with the translated sequence MTEPQYDVAIVGGGVAGRSASIFTARHDLETIVLDAGAPLLRRNAHLENYPGFPAGVNARLLLDSMADQAERAGATLREATVTDLRETEDGFAIETAAGEEFRARRAIAATKTETGYLSGIEGVEIVERGKSFVAVDERGRTGVEGLYAAGRLAGKPHQTVVAAGHGAEVAVTLLEAADVPFYHDWVAPEGYFTGRGRDVPPGVEEIDDSERLDRERESLEWMAEASREPHSETPDQHPSVEN
- a CDS encoding GtrA family protein, with protein sequence MIRSYLRNLVEGPIAPQLRKFVVVGTVASGVQLVFLWLFVEYGGLNYLLAAAISIEITILLQYVLNNRWTFAAMKNVGRTDFLSGLVKTNVVRGSAIPIQLAILFALVSWGSVPYLYANAIAIILTGIYRFVFDARWTWGGT
- a CDS encoding DUF5518 domain-containing protein — protein: MTNWRAVLIGFGVEVLLGLLATVAPGIGHAAAGLIGGFVAGYIAGGSLGTGAWHGLLAGALGGIVISVFLAIAVTLVGSIGAGPLGPLLGGATFLVALAVAVLFALDSAIGGLVGAAIKSA
- a CDS encoding ZIP family metal transporter translates to MNTLAWILLTTIGISLTAWVGVLVLFVRESLLDRLLLVLVALAAGSLIGGAFLHLLPRAIEEVGPEASLLPLFLWVIGGFCLFYVLEQFIHWHHHHGTTHDHEPFSYLVLVSDTLHNFIDGLVIAGAFLVDVPLGLVTTAAIALHEIPQEIGDFGVLVYGGFGRVRALVLNYLSQVSVVVGGVVGFVLGGIVTDVAPILLAFASGNFIYIASSDLIPEIKHEEDTGKAALYFAVFVLGIALMLGIKLLRHSVG
- a CDS encoding ferredoxin, encoding MAHVEVDQDTCISDQVCAATAPDVFEMGADGKAYVVDGMEEVEGADLEMAREAAAACPVDAISIDE